CATCGCAGATGGCCATGCGCATCCTCTTTTCAAAAAAGTCTCATTAATGTGATTGacaatttttgttacacagtCCTGGAAAAATCTCTTGAAGATTGCAACGTCAAATCGCAATTTGTCTCCTACTATTTTAACCGTACCTTTCAGTTTGCCTTTGAGTTCTTCACTAATTTCTTTACCTCGCTTACCCTTGAAAATCTGAAAAAGTTCGCCTCCAACTTTTACTGCAACACCAGTTTTTGCACCGGAAGTTGAGagtgttttctttttcagttcAAAATCGCTCATCATCTCCATGTATGCAGGAAGATATTCTCTTTTAAactcgttgatgacgtcatttCCGAAAACCGTTTCTAGGAAGTTTTCGAAATTCTTATTGACCTGGTTACCGCCCCATGCCCCTCCTGTAACTCTGTACACGTGCTCTATATAGGTCAGTTTCTCTACACGTTTTATTACCTTGATAACCGTGATATCCGCCGTACCACCTGAAACGATAACAGCATACTTTCTTTAAGagataatttattatttgattggcaagaattcaagagtcaatttcacaaaaaaaaacttacgactaagattgATCGTAAGTATACTGATTTGTTCACGACTTAAGACcaatcttagtcgtaagtttTATTGTGAAACTGACTCCAGGATTGTATGACCCGAATTTGTTATATCACATATAAGGGTCTGGGAGATCGCCGGGTTATTTGTGAAAGTAATATCTTTCAATACAGCACCCCTAAACTGCTACAGACAGCTCGGTAGTTCTATTTTTCGATAGTCGAGAACTTTGTCGTTATTAGTGCACATAGTTtggtataaaacaaaattcgGACAAGCTTGCTATGCGTTATGTGTTTTGTTCATTGATGATTGCTCAAGGCCGAACGATTACCTAGATAATAGTTGCTAACTTCAACGTCTTTGGTAGgaattgacaatcatatcaaatcttatttttatattttgattggttgattccCGATTCTGTGTACAATAAATGCGCTTCATCGTTTTAATGACAGTAATACCGGGTGTTGTCTATCTTTCCCCCGAGGTCTTGCACGTTTTGATTCCCCTTTGGCATCTTTATACTTTTTCATCAATATAGAAAAAGAAGGTGTGGCaagattgcaaatgagacaactctccacaagagaccatttgacacagaaattaacaactactaTACAGGTCACCGAACGGTCTTTGTCAATGCCCATttcgcatagtcggctataaaaggccccaaaatgacaaaccATAAATATAAAGCAATGACAAATCgaacaatagaaataaaaaaaagatgtgatattaGTGCCAATAAAACAGCCCTCCTTacaagtcacaatgtgtaaaatgtAAGCAAGTATAGGTCaaagaacggccttcaacacagaacaTTGGCTCACTccgaacaacaaactataaactTGTTTCATCAAAGGATACTCAGACATTCAGATGTATGGATTTTCCAACACAAGTGGACATAGATCTACAATAAATCTAGTTTAGACTAagttaaaaatttcaagtaaCTTCGCAATAAATTCTCTACTTTGCAATTATAGAATGTTCATGGTATGCCCGTGTGTTACTTTTTCACGCTTtctatgattttgttttcatatttgcaAATTAATCATGTAGCAGACACATTTTGCATAGTTGTTCTTATGTTTGGCCCaggaattattttaaaaggacCAAAGTTCGAACCCAATTCGAAAGTATGACCCTTATTAAGTTCTGTGTCTCAATTGACCGCGGAAATGTTCCACTTCTTCAATATCTTTATCTCCTTTCCACGATTATGTCAAACCAAATGTGATTCATCAACGAAAATTACTTTCAACAAAACGGTGCCACTATAATTCACCAGTGTTTTTGCCCATCCGTTTCAATACcggattttttttgtagaagaGATGAGGAGATACCAAAAAtgatatcaatttaaaacaaactgacaactccatggcaaccaaaaaaggaaaaggtcaaaagaaaaacaacactgTAGTGTTCGTGTTGCACAATCTTAAATGTCACGTGTTGTGTTATTTTTATGCAATGGTGTTGCCTGACTTGTGAGATTTGACTACATACCACCGAGGTCTACAATCATAAGTCTTCGTCCTTCCTGGAAATATTTAGCAATTCCTTGGTCCTCGGGTAACAGACTGCAAAATAAGGCAGCAGCTTCTGGTTCATAAGCCAGCATCATCTGGGAACTATCTATGCCTGCctgtatgaaattaaaatatgtatcaTCATTTATTCTCTAGAGCTCATCAAGGAGTCTTGTAGGAGTATGCATCAATGAATTCAGTGACTCCATATTGGAAAAATGTAATTACATGAATAAAACGGTCGTTCATAAATTATGATTAGATGAGAAATCTTGAACTACATACAATCAAAGACTATAAAACCCTATCCCAATCGTAtacatttaattaattattgCGCTCTGCAATTTAAATCCCATCATTTtcgaaaatacatttttaatcaaaattatacatttatagTTGAGCCTGATGAATTGGTGCAAAACAGTAATACTCAATCATCAACTTCACTTTCATATATACCTTGACATTActtcaaatatatgtttaagttaattgtTATACAATATTATTTCCTTGAAAATAGGAAAcgactaaattttacaaaattttccgtgtaataaaaaatgatatggAAATGACTCATAGAGAACTTTTAAAATGACTGTTTATGTAGCTTGGCGGAGAATCTTAGCATGACTGAGGCATATTTTACtcgttgtattttttttaatctgctTAATGAATTTGAAAAGGAATTTTACAATGAAAGAGAACAAAAACACCGAAATTTCTACTGGCAAAACACGATACACATGTTATACTAGTATACTAACTTTATCAGAGGCTACCCTCATGAACTGCTTTGCGGCGTCACTCCAAATTGCAGGAACGGTAATCACGAAAAAGACGTCTTTTACAGTAAAGCCTAATTTTTTGCCGGTAAACATTTGAAGGAAATGTTCTTTCAGAAATCGTATTGATTCTGAAAAAACTTTTATAGCCGGCATGTCTTTTCCTGTTATATCTTGGATAGTCATCTCCAAGGATATTTCCtgcaaaaaatatatcatacttatcatttttatttttattttaaggatacattgttttatgcaatatgaaagtttttactgattgttatttgaaatgaaatgatTCAAAAAATCATTCTCAACATAACAACAAGTTATCGAAACtacagataatttttttaacacataCTTGGGAGAGTATAAAACTTTGGATCTACAGATTAACCAACtcttttattatgaaatacCAGTTACGACACAGCTGGTTATTTAGAAAACTGTTTTTGGGGCCAACTTCAAAAAGGGAAATAAGGGGCTCCTGTGTCGCTCAACTTGGTATATGTGTATATTCAGCGAAACTCTCCAATATTGTAGAACGGCTGTTTTCTGGTCTTTGGtcggttgttttctctttgacgtattcaccatttccattctcaattttattgacacATGCGCACAAACTTACGGTTTAAACCCTATTTATTTCGTAGTAATcctgataaaatatatatcggGGCCGTATATCATGTATGGATGATGATGGaggcaaatgaggcaaatgaggcaaatgcctcatgttggaaatttaaatacaaaaaaggttGAAACAAAAGCTTGTCtttttcatgttcatatcaaattgttttcacgGCAAATGTCTTGCAATATTGAGAAGCAAAATCTCTTCACTCTCTGATGTCGCCCCTGTATGTTTTTCGTGATCcatgtttctattttacttCAGTCTTATCTGTACCAAGATTTGTATTTAATATCTTAACAGCTTACATAAACTTTTGTAACGATCTCATTTTGTCTGCAGCAGTCAATTCGATTTTAGtcgcaaaaaaatattttaatcagtagTGGACCCTCGCCTTGAGAATTGTACGCTAAATCTGATGAATGGATCGATTAACATAAAGTCTTAATGGTTGGTCGAAACTCCTTggcaaacagacagacaaaacAGACAGGTAAACGTATTGAATATATCAGGTGATTGAAGATTTGaacatattaaatatttgaagacTCTAGATtatgagtggccgttcatgtcatttgcgcgattatatacgcgtatataattttcaacgcgtatatatacgcgtatattgtggttttcaacgcgtatattgtggttttcaacgcgtatattatcgttttatacgcgtatattgttaaaataaacacgtttatactttattccaatttatttatcatatacgcgttaatatacgtgGACCTGAAAAGACCTGAAAAGACCTGAAAGTATACgactaaaattattcaaattgcaacaacttttttattattggatgGAATTTCTTCAAGTTGGAATTTAATCAATTGTTAATAgccatatttcattaaaatttaaattttttaaattaaaaacaaaattttgatgcCAAAAGTTCGACCTGAAGGGAGAAATGAAAAGACCTGAAGGGACCTGAAAATCTATGGTCGGAATAATTCTAActtcaataacttttttaatatacagtGGATatctttcaacttttgtttttgtgaaacaaaaagttcaatataatgataatataaaaaaaatacatgaaaaatatcGTTTGGGTGTCAAAACTCGGACCTGAACgtaaattcaaaaatctaaatgtgCCTAAAATTacgctattttttttaaaagaaaataataaacagaaacGAAAAATATGGTTGTTAACATTTCATGTTCggtgtcatttgttctcttttGGAAAACTGTCTCATTGGGATCACACTTTCTTTCGGGCACccttctttctaatttttattgacGGAAGATACTATTATGATACGCAAAACTGATACAAAAAAGACGGGAGATACCAAAGAATAATCAAAACTCACATGTcaaaactcataagtcaaaGAGACATGATATAccatagaaataaataattaagaaaaagatTTGGTGTCTTTAAACTATGATAACCCCATCACAATCGTTGTGTGTGTGTCCCAAGTCTGGAACCTGCACTTTGTGACAAATGTCGGACCTGCTGGATGAAAAATAAAGTCCTGAATGAACCTGTGTATATATAGTTAATTCAACATAGCTTataaaacatttgcattttcATTCAAGAAGAGTCAAAAGCAACTTAAAttgtgataaaaatatttaattttaacgaTAATccaattaaaagattaaagtGAAATGTTTATTTAGATTAATGATCCAATTATCACCTAATATCAATACAAGGTGTAAATTACAACTGGCACACGTTATGTAATTAAAAATTCCAATGGACGAACACACGTCTTTAAATTACATATTTGGTTCATGGGGTAGCaatactattatttttattttataaataaaacagtttaagatatatatattaatgcaGTATAAGCAAGTTGAATTAGTTTGAATAATTTCACCGGGCAATCTTCTTTTTCTCTTTAGGTTTAGGATTCATCATCAACAAggtattttgtattcaaatatgttcctgtataaatataaagtcaTTCTTTCTCTTCAATGGACACTtgtctaaaattaaaacaaatagaaaagacAATGCTGTGCGAGTTTAAATACATCTACCCCTATGATCCTGTTATTCATGTCTTTTATTTCCCCGACAAGGTCCGAATTTTGTAGCTCAACCATTATATTTTCGATAAAattctttatcattttaatgataaattataccTTTCCTATAACAAAATTCATACTTCAAGGAGATTGATTGAAAACAGTTaaagattttgaataaatttgaccACAGTCTTTTCAAgcaaatttatgttatttaattttccGTTCAGGTCCGAGTTTTCAACgatattttttcatatcttttttttttaactttatcatTATACTGAATTTTTAGTTTCACAAAATCTAAAGTTGAAAGATAAccattcaatattaaaaaagttattgaagTTAGAATTAGTCCGAACATAGATTTTCAGGTCCCTTCAGGTCTTTTCATTTCTCCCTTCAGGTCCAACTGTTGgcatcaaaattttgtttttaatttaaaaaatttaaattttattgaaatgtggatattgacaattaataaaattccaACTTGAAGAAATTCcatccaataataaaaaagttgttgcaatttgaataattttagtcGTATTCTTTCAGGTCTTTTCAGGTCTTTTCAGGTCCACTTTCAGGTCTTTAGTGTAACCCAGctttcattggttaaaacaataagacaaacgaatgtttattaacgcatatataatgatttcatacgcgtatattaacacaaataacgcgtatattaacgcgtatattaacgcgtatatttatgcaaataacgcgtatattaacgcgtatatgataaataaattggaataaagtataaacgtgtttattttaacaatatacgcgtataaaacgataatatacgcgttgaaaaccacaatatacgcattgaaaaccacaatatacgcgttgaaaaccacaatatacgcgtatatatacgcgttgaaaattatatacgcgtatataatcgcgcaaatgacatgaacggccactcataCTAGATAGTCTCgtttattatgaaatatatttagtCCCCAGTATTTCAATTGAATGATAAATTTAAGCTCTAGCTACAACATATTTTAGGGAACTACAAATACagaatatttcatatttattactTACAACATTAttgagattgattgattgattgtttgtgttaaaTGCCACTCGTTTTAGCAACTTTTTCTTACTCGTGGaggtctgtttttttttagtaaagaGAAACCGGAGAGAAACCATCGACATTCAGTATGAAAATGTACTGCCAAATCTAGTGAATTAAGATCGGGATGGAACTGCAAAGTACGGGATCTGAAATCAAAACATTAGGGTTGACAAGTTAATGATTCTAGGCTCCCTTGAAAAAATAAGACGTTTTAGCAGACTAATGGCAAAACACAAGCAACAGCTATTATTAAATTCAGGACTATCATGTTCAAGCTTGGGCAAGAATAGTGCATAGAAATACTGTGGACAAACCCATTTAAGTTGTTAACATTGTCTTACTACATACCCTATTATGTAATTGCATTTTGAAGTTCTTGACGTAAAAATGTTTAGCAGCATTATCTGGGTCATCGTCCATTAAGTCTGAATAAGTATATTGTGCTCTGTATCCAAATGAGTTAAATGATAGGTCGGGATTTAGCAGCAACACTGATGGTGCTTTCATCTCTGAACTGTGAACTCCCTCTGCTGACCAATCATTAGTCCTGATTTGAAGTGGGTTTGACTCAAAATCAGACCGCATGGAAAATGCATACCCTGAAAATGTTGTTCCAACGTCTATTGCAGCAACAACTAATCGATCTCCTCTTTTGTCTGAGCTGTCCTTTGATgccatttttaataaaaatagatctacaaaaataaacaactccTACGTTATATTAATAATTGAAATTTGTTAATAGTTCAATGAGGCATCAACctgtaaacaaaacacaataacAAACAGTTGAGAGTTTTGTCTTCAACAATAATGAAGGGTTTATACATTACGTCAATATCTGGATTACCTCTTGTCTAAATATTAAACtaaaggctctaaagagcctgtgtcgctcaccttggtctatgtgaatattaaacatcGGACGCAGAtcgattcatgacaaaattgtgttttggtgatggtaatgtgtttgtacatcttactttaccgAACATTCTTGGTGCTAACAAttacctctatctataattaacttggcccagtagtttcagaggagaagatttttgtaaaattactaagatttacgaaaaatggttaaaaattgatgaTAAAGGGCattaactcctaaaggggtcaactgaccatttctgtcatgttgacttatttgtagatcttactttgccgacatttattgctttttacggtttatctcaatctataataatattcaagatacatgttataacaaaaacagcaaaatttccttaaaattaccaattcaggagcatcaacccaacaacgggttgtcccattcatctgaaaatttcagggcagttagatcttgacctaataatcaatcttacttcatgtcagatttgctctaaatgctaaaatggtttttgagttataagccaaaaactgcatttacccctatgttctatttttagctgtggcggtcAACTTgtttggttggccgggtcacgtcacacatttttgaaactagatacccaatgatgattatggccaagtttggtttaatttggcccagtagtttcagaggagaagatttttgtaaaagattactaagatttacgaaaaatggttaaaaattgactataaaggacaataactcctaaaggggtcaactgaccatttcgggccaggtgagctaaataGAGAGAATTTAAGAACTTCCATCAACGAGGTtgttgctatattttttttctttacatctTAGTACTTTCATGGAggtattatataaatatacatttagaaATATGTAAAGagagaatatgaaaaaaatatacggATAATGCAAGCTCCCATTGAACTCTAAAGTAATGTGCGTTGCAAGCTCGAATCTAACTCTAAAACGACGGGCAATACAAACTCCAGTCTAATTCTAAAGCGATGGACAACGCAAGCTCCAATCAATCTCTAAAGCAATGGAAAAATGAAAGCTCCAATCTAACCCTAAAGTAAGATATTACGATGCTCATTTGTGGCGGATCCAGACATTTCATGAAAAAGGGAGGGGGCATACTGCTTAAGGGGGACtcactccagtcatgcttctgcgatttcctatataatcaacaataGGGGCGGGCACCCTCCTGCTTTAATTCGTCTCTGTTCTTGAATGGTTGTTATACTGTTTCTCTAAGACGATAACACAATTTTTAAGTATTCTAAAAACACCTACTTGAAGTAAAAGcagaacatttaaatatttgttcacTAAACTTgtaatggagagttgtctctttggcactcgTTTCACATTATCTTATTTGTATGTACTGCTTTCAAATTATtgctctttttttatatttagtacCAATCGGTTGAGTTGTGTTGTAACGTCACTGTTCCGTGTTATGTGGTGTTTGAGCactcaaaaaaaatgttgaatcaaGTCACATTAGCTGGAAAATCggtaatttatgataaaaggaagGGGCTATGGGGGTCTGTACACAGCGTCATTTCCTTGCGCACACGAAACAAACCATAT
The nucleotide sequence above comes from Mytilus trossulus isolate FHL-02 chromosome 5, PNRI_Mtr1.1.1.hap1, whole genome shotgun sequence. Encoded proteins:
- the LOC134718886 gene encoding heat shock 70 kDa protein 12B-like, with the translated sequence MASKDSSDKRGDRLVVAAIDVGTTFSGYAFSMRSDFESNPLQIRTNDWSAEGVHSSEMKAPSVLLLNPDLSFNSFGYRAQYTYSDLMDDDPDNAAKHFYVKNFKMQLHNREISLEMTIQDITGKDMPAIKVFSESIRFLKEHFLQMFTGKKLGFTVKDVFFVITVPAIWSDAAKQFMRVASDKAGIDSSQMMLAYEPEAAALFCSLLPEDQGIAKYFQEGRRLMIVDLGGGTADITVIKVIKRVEKLTYIEHVYRVTGGAWGGNQVNKNFENFLETVFGNDVINEFKREYLPAYMEMMSDFELKKKTLSTSGAKTGVAVKVGGELFQIFKGKRGKEISEELKGKLKGTVKIVGDKLRFDVAIFKRFFQDCVTKIVNHINETFLKRGCAWPSAMILVGGFSDSPVIREAIVDAFPVIKNVVSPVATSLAVLKGSVIFGHEPAIVTGRVCRETLGVTLRRPYIPEGNTEKKTFKMDGELRADKSFQKMFSINEIIKLGQIRTVDIQDIHKNKELRKQPKIIEVYASEDEDPKYITDSGCSLRGKITVNPPNGQWPENAEGFIDMETGGTEITVRYRDKHSGQVTEEKIDFM